The genomic interval AACACATTGAACCAAACACACACTCCATCTGCCCGCCCTTCCATCCTCCCTTATGATACCCGGAAACAAACAAGTCATTAGAGACTTTCATATGTCATACTACTCACTATGAATCCACACAATTATGTGCACAATCAtgtcaatatctcatcatctcttCATCTCATATGACATGATAAATCCATATGATCTGTTTTGAGTCTTATACTCaatcatatgaacctccttcgagtCTCACCAATTAAATAACTCTATCTTTGTGATTTCATTAGGATCGTCTCATTCaaaggacactcacaaatcaatacactcacaaattaataataagtacaataaaaatcataataatattaaagaatttgtctggtgtagtggttaaagttTTTTTGGTCACTGAAGGAACTTGGTTTTGAATCCCATCCACTGcagattttattttactttccgCTTCATGGTGCCaaatttacatacggatataatcCATATATAATTcacgtttttcttgtagtgaaataaaatttaaaattttcacttaaaaataataaactaggttctcaaaagcaaaaaaaattatcttgcttGATCGAGGATGGGTCTCGCCCAAGTGAAAATTCTTTCATTTGACCTAAAACAGACCCAATAACACTCCAAAATTCACCCCATTTCGCATAAGCGAAATTCCCTCTCActtgaaaaaaatgataaaaattttgtggaaaatatttattgaaaagaAATTGGTAACAATCTAGTTggaaatatgtatttttttagtaatgtgtttgcataaaaatgtatttatatatatacttagTTACATCTGTAATTATTAAggcaaaaatattttcaaaaataacatattttaatttttgttttacctAGTAGAGTAGTTTGTCAATTAATTATCCAAGTAACACACTTTTAACATAATTCAATTTTCAAATAACCAAATTTTTAGCATGATTTATGTAATGTCTCTAAATTCTCacatctaaaaaaattaatatatgtataaatgaTCAAACTATtacatatacaaatatatatcaAATATTTCACAGTGTATCTCAAAATATATTTCTCTTTAtagggattttaatatatacatataagtTTAAAAACATCACATCCTCTAGTTGCTCATTGAGGAACTTTATCACTTGTAACCAtgtctgctcccgtgtaaatacacgatcatcacaaataaagaaaacaaaacacaacAAACAATAGGGTAAgctataaaaaaattctatataatttcaaattcaattaaCAAACATAAAGTCATAAATTCTCATACATTTTCACAAAAATCATCAAGTGTCTCCCATAATTCATCATTAACATTTttcatgtcagacttctactggCCCACATACTCAAATACTTGACTctacctgaataacttcatatATACGATTTCATTATATTAGTAGAGTTGGAATACCTCCTTCTAGGTGCATCACTAGTCAATACACAtcctaacaatctcaacacaatattttctttcctgaaaataatATTGTCTCGATTTGAACTTCATAATTTACATCTCCCATTATACAAAGTCACACTATTTAATCTTACCAAAACATAGAaagcaaacaaaacaaaaaaattaaataaacacataaaaactaaaggattttcaaaaatataatattaaaattttcataagaattaattaaaaacaataaacaataataaaatagaaacacaaaagcaaattttaaaattttagtttttttattttttttagcttgagtGGAAATCAACTTGAGAGCATCCCATTTTTTCTTGAGTGAGATTCCCTCTCACTTGGGCAAAAATGGAGATTCCTTCTCGCTTGAGCAAAAATGAACCCGAGAGCACTCCATTTTTCACCATATTTTCGCTTGAGCGAAAATGATTTAAGAACTCACTATCTTGGGTTAGTTTGAGCGAGAATAATTCGCTTAAGCGAAAATACCTTGCTGAGTGAAATATGCAGATTAAAACTGCATAAAACCATTAAAATTCAAgtttttcaacaaatttttcaTACTCGAACATATTAGACcaaaaacaataacaattcTCCGCTTAAAAGTTTGATAGTAATtcaaataaagttaatttttcaATCTATAATACCATCTATATATTCAACATCTCTAATTCATAATCAATAATCAATACTCACAAATTTTTAACTTCAATTATATCATACAACAATCCAACTCATTTATACTGTAATTTAAACACTTCCAATATCAATCAAAACACATTCGATAACTATATTCACATCACAATGAacataaaatctaaaattttacAATCTCAAATAAAACACATTCAATTACTCATTCAATCATTCCaacatttaatttcaaaatacattttttactCTGAAACAATCAATCCTGCAAACAAATTTTGAAACTAATGACCATGTGACCCCCATATCTAGATTTTCTAACCTAAagttctattgaaaatttaaattagttttccTTACTTGAGTTTGAGTTGTGCTCACAAAGAACACCAAATCTACGGGGCTCAAGGACAATTTAACGTGCACCACAAAGTCTTGATAAAAATTCTAACTATATCATTAGGACTGTGAGTAGAGACAAATTTTGAAGTAAAAAACGTCACATGCAAAACCGAACTGAGACAAACTTAACAAGTTCAAAAATTGACTCAGAaaaagagcaaaaatgaacttattaTATCTGATATTCTAATCAGGCAGCCTTGTAGTCTTTGCAGCTAGAAGTCCAATAGCGGACTTCGATCATTGATCTAATGAGTGAGGAGGTTGAAATTTTAGAGAAAAGGtagagaaaggaaaaaaaacttttaaagagatgatatttcttttaaaatgaaacctaaataactgaaatttctatttatatactatttttattttaataataaaatatccaggtgtcatttaaaatatatcactacTACTTTATACTTTCTAGATCTTTACAATTTGATGCACTTTTGtaaataatcaaaattttatttgggttttaatttctttttttatctaaaaataaaaggaaatgaattttaaaataaaaaaataatcttaaaaataattattatgaataaaattgtagaaaaaaacatatttaaaaaataaaattttagaaaggTAATTATGTTGAGggataatattttagaaacataaatatattgaaaattaataatttaaaaaattaattatattaaaaaattattattaaaaaaatattataatttaaaacataattatttagAAAAGTAATTACTTTAAGgactaattaattataaaattaaaaatatgaaaatttaatttgttagaaaaataaatatttggagaagtgattatttaattttgtattaaataaaaaaaatgtaatattaatagttatttatttataaataaaatgtaaatataaacatgtaaaaataaattatatatttaaatatattttgagtccattttaaatttttttatttataatattttaaaaattatttttaatcctagacataattattaaaataattatggtAGTAACAATAAGGATAAACAAATAGGGAATACtgttgtttataaaaaatatttttataaattaatgcttttatttgaataattatttacaaaaataattattacatttttaaatattttaattctcatatttattatttaaaaaacaataatctaaattatgtaaaaaaatcactattttttaaaaatttctttcttttttccatGAAATTttctaaatcaaaattaaaagaataaattatttcaaaatttattaatgttaatttttattaacatttttttcttatttacatatttttttttaactacatgtctttttaaagaattattttctcaaaataattattttctaagttattatattctataattatttttataaataaatatttaaaaaaaatatttttcaaatcaatttttaaataattaaattttaaaaatataaaattataaattctatcattcatttttaaataaaaaagaaaaaaaaaacagtttcgTGAAAACTAAATTCCAAACTGGTATTTTTAAAGTACATCAAATCATGTTTCGTTATCCAGGAATCGAATTATGAACAATagtaaataatgttatttagaTAATTATAAATGATGTTATTTAGATAATTATTAGACTCAGTATGCTATTTGAGTAAAAAGATATCAAACTTTactattttggaaaaaaattctttaaatcACTTAGTTCACATTATACGAGATGGATTATTTGCGTTAGTATTGTGCTTGATCTAATAAGATTTTCTTATTAAAACatgctaaaataaaatttaaaacttgaagtattaaataaaattataaactgtaagaattaaaaattatgtttaatttttttaaaatatttttccatcaataaataaaaaaatactaaattttttgttataaatttttaaaaaattaaatacagaTTGTAAAAATATCTAACATAGTAagatctaaaataaattaattaaaatttaaaacaaagacTCTGACATTAAAGATCATCCAATTAATGTAGTCATTCTATTCTTATATTCtactataatattttgttagtgaagaatttcttaaaaaaatctaCAAATTTTATACACATGCAATAACATTCTAAAATTTTACAAAACGTGTCTTGTTTTTTCAAGTGGTCAAATAATTCATGAATTTAAGGAAACAGCAAGGTGCtagttttatttgtaatgcttTATCAGCAAATTGTGATTGTATAATTTTGTCTTGGAACTTTcagttgtattttttttttttatttaggaaCTTTCCATTGGTTTAAGgaagtttttaataaaaaaaatgtatataaatataatataaaattaaataaaaaaataaaatataattttcatatataaaGTGACAACATCAATAATGAATAATGTCATGTGAGCAGGGAAGGAAGCATGTGAGGGAAATCGAGAGCAGCTGTAAGATGACAGAACAAATCCAACCCACCTTTAAACCTAATTTATAACATcatcaaattaatatatttatataaattacaagagataaaaaaaaacttttttctcaatctttatcattttattcatttatagcCTCATCAAACTCTTTCCTTTCTACACGCTCCTTGTTGCAAAACCCCTCTTTCAGGATCACCACTCCTAGGGTTAGGGTTTTTCCTCATTAAGTTTCTatcaatttttcttcttcttttcatttccTCTCATCAATTGTAAGCTTAGGTTTTCTCTGCAATCTTCTATACCTAGAACTCGCCATTTCTTCCGGATCTCGATCGATGGATACTCGCAAGAGGGGAAGACTCGAACTCGGTTTCAACTCCAATGGTGGATTTAAGAAATCCAAGCAAGGTTTGATTTTAAGCATTTTTGGTTTCCTGGGCTTTGTATTTTCATTCGCTTTGGTTTATTATGCTTCAAAAGTTGTTTGCCTTTGCTTTCTTCCTTTGTGTTTTGTGGGGTGCCCTTTGAGGGGAGAAATTTCTCTCTCATGCTTATGAGCATAGCTTGCGCTGTTGTAGAATTGTTTCAGATTGGTCGGTTTTTCAGTAGTTGGGGCAGTGGAAAACCTAACCTCTGATTTCCCTGTCTAATGAACTCAGAAACtacaaaaaattctaaaatgttGTCACTCGAAAGtaattacattttaaagttGTTGGTTAATACTAATAGCTTTGGAATAAAATTTACTAGATTAATAAGCAAAGGAATATTAACTGAGAATAAGTAATAATGTTTTGCAACAGAAATGGAGTCCTTATCAACTGGTGTAGGAAGCAAATCGAAGCCTTGTACCAAGTTTTTCAGGTTCTAATCTATTCctatctaataaatatttttgaactgCCTATCTATTCCTAATAgtgttttattataattattttaagaattaaTTGTTTAGTTGCTTTAAAACTTAATTGTGCAATTATGCAAATTAACTGGGCTTTCAAAGCTTTTATACAGGTACATACTGTTCTTTCTCTAAACAAGTTGTAACAGAAATAACAGAGTAGAAAAAGATAACAAGTGGATGGAATATAGTTGGCTCCAAGATCACTTTCTTGGCGATAAATTGATCATTTCCCTCTTAATGTTTACCTTTCAGCTTAATTAGTTTGTTTCCCTTGAAATTATGTTTAAGATCAATTTTTCAGTCTTTAATGGGTTCTATTGCTTTTGAACCCACTTTCATTTGGTAAGCTATTAACAAACTAATATGAATTGAACTTCAGTTGGTTGGGTCAGGTATGTTGTCAAAACTACAAATAAATTTTGGTGGTTTTGTACTTCAATTGGTATGACAGTGCTGTAGGCTGCAATGACATTTATATGGCAGAATTTTGGCCTTCCGCCCTATTCCACTAGGTTTCCATTGACAACGCCGTTTGGTTACCAGTTGgcaatttaataaatatattcatttgCGGATTTATATTTATGCTTGAGTTCTTTGATTGCCTGCTCTTTTCGTACAATTTTGGAGTCGGATGTctgatttttcatttttattggtGGCTGTCAATGTAAATACATTTGAGAAACTTTTCTagaattattcaaaaataaatgTCAGTTTCTTGTGATTGGGTACTTTTTTGTTAGATCTTTGTTGGCTTTCTAGGTCTCTTCTCCACGTtcaatttcttctttttgtctttCATAATGCACTATTGAAGGATCTAGTCTTCTTTACTGTGATTATATTTCAGTTTGAGTGGAGATgatatgaaattattatttgGGATGGGTAAAACTAGAAGCTATACTCATTAATTCTTGATAGACTGTCTACTATACTTGTTACTGTGAGCCGGTTGGTCCTAAGAGTGGGCCTTGCTTGAGATCTGCCTGTATGACTTTGCCTTTCTCCTGTTTGGCTCGGTGCTCTTGCTGTATTATTTCCTTTTCAATTAGTTGGTTTTATACTTTAGTTTTTCATGTAGTTCAATTTGGAGGAACCGTTCTGAAACTGTGATCTTTTAGCATTTCAGTGTGCATGAGTGGTGTATGAATATATTACAATATAGTAGACGACTCTGATAGACTAATTTGCATGCCTGTCCTATTTTAAAACTCCCTTGCTATCCCTTTTTGCTAAATAAGCCAGTAGTTTCTTCATGTTACATTTTATACTTAAGGAAGTGGAAATGAGTTTGGTGTAACTTGATTGTGTATTATCTTGCAGCACTTCTGGTTGTCCTTTTGGCGAGGGCTGCCACTTCCTGCATTACGTTCCTGGTGGCTATAATGCTGTTGCCCATATAATGAATTTAACGCCTGCTGCACCTCCAGCGCCAAGAAATGTTGCAGCTCTGCCACCTGTTCCAAATGGGTCCGCACCATCTGCTGTTAAGACCCGCATATGCAACAAATTTAATACTGCTGAAGGTTGCAAATTTGGTGATAAATGCCATTTTGCCCATGGTGAATGGGAACTTGGCAAGCATATTGCTCCATCATTTGATGATCATCGTGCCATGGGACCCACTGCATCAGGTCGTTTTGCTGGTCGAATGGAGCCTTCTCCTGGTCCTGCTACAAGTTTTGGTTCCCATGCCACTGCCAAGATCAGCGTAGAAGCATCCCTGGCTGGTGCAATCATTGGGAAGGGTGGTGTGAACTCAAAACAGATATGCCGCCAAACTGGAGCCAAACTTTCCATCCGGGAGCATGAATCTGATCCTAATATTAGAAACATTGAACTAGAGGGAAATTTTGAGCAAATCAAGGAAGCTAGTAATATGGTGAAGGATTTGCTACTGACCCTGCAAATGTCTGCCTCATCAAAAGCTAACCAAGGGGTTCCTGGTGCACCTATTCGAGAGCATGGAAGCAATTTTAAGACGAAGCTGTGTGAGAATTTTTCCaaaggatcttgcacatttggAGAGAGATGCCACTTTGCTCATGGAGCTGCTGAATTGCGTAAATCAGTATGAAGTTTGTGTTAGTCCGGTACATTAGCCAGagctattattattgttgtgcATTGCTACTTTAGCAGTACTGAATGTTAGTTTTGCTGTTGAGTTGCTTTCTATATAACTTGTTTTCTTTATCAATTGCAACTTCTCTTATATCATGAAAGTGGTGTTCTTTTTAGGTCATTTAGTTGGAAAGCATGGTTCTTTTCTTGTCCTATTTTTGGGGTTGGAGaataattttctttatctattgatTGATAcatgcattgtagtgtgatggGATGGTACTTGTGTAGTATAAagtaaatgaaattattaat from Phaseolus vulgaris cultivar G19833 chromosome 1, P. vulgaris v2.0, whole genome shotgun sequence carries:
- the LOC137814132 gene encoding zinc finger CCCH domain-containing protein 36-like; this translates as MDTRKRGRLELGFNSNGGFKKSKQEMESLSTGVGSKSKPCTKFFSTSGCPFGEGCHFLHYVPGGYNAVAHIMNLTPAAPPAPRNVAALPPVPNGSAPSAVKTRICNKFNTAEGCKFGDKCHFAHGEWELGKHIAPSFDDHRAMGPTASGRFAGRMEPSPGPATSFGSHATAKISVEASLAGAIIGKGGVNSKQICRQTGAKLSIREHESDPNIRNIELEGNFEQIKEASNMVKDLLLTLQMSASSKANQGVPGAPIREHGSNFKTKLCENFSKGSCTFGERCHFAHGAAELRKSV